In the genome of Candidatus Limnocylindrales bacterium, the window ATGGGCCATAAGAGAAAATTTCTTCGTAAATATTACGGACGAAATCCTGGAAAAGGGCCATGGTCTTTTGAGACCAGGGGGTTGGATTCTGTAAAGCCTTTTGATAAGGTTCTCTGGATAAAACACCAGGCTCCTCTAACTCATAGAGGGCAAAGTATTTAGGTTCTCCTTCCAGACTGACATAACGTCTGGCAGTTAAAAAACCGGGTATACTGATCCGCTCTTGAAGATGCTCAGTATTATACCAGCGATTAAACTCTTCTTCATAATCCGGTGGAATATTCATCCAGGCCGTCAGAAGCCCTTTAGGTTGTGATGATGCCATACTGCCCTCCTTTCGATTAATAAATCCATTAACCCATTGTCTTGAACCCTTCGACTCAATCACCCCATGAAACTTAATTTCTGGATTCCTGAAAATCAAGAAAAATTTATCGACCTGATATTAAGTCAGGATTGAAATGGGATGTAAAGTAAGGACCGCTCTACCCTTTCCCTCCCTGCATGTGGAGAGGGAAAGGAGGAGCTGCCTAACGGGCCATA includes:
- a CDS encoding DUF4286 family protein codes for the protein MASSQPKGLLTAWMNIPPDYEEEFNRWYNTEHLQERISIPGFLTARRYVSLEGEPKYFALYELEEPGVLSREPYQKALQNPTPWSQKTMALFQDFVRNIYEEIFSYGPSSREGSPYVLTVRVDVSSEKEDEFNAWYNEDHIPALVKVEGVRSAKRYRAVEGTPKYLAVYELENPEIPKSEAWAKARDFGRTSLIWPYLQNLQRNIGKLLFQLYK